The following proteins are encoded in a genomic region of Reichenbachiella sp.:
- a CDS encoding multidrug effflux MFS transporter gives MKGKEIGFIEFILCVALLMALVSITINMLLPAFQDITTGLQLKDKNQVQLSISLLYLGLGISQLFFGALSDGIGRKLTIYIGLSLFILGCLISYQSNSLSILLAGQILQGIGLGAPRVISIAIVRDKFIGRQMARVMSFIMVIYVLTPVISPILGKSIIMASGWRVLFLVYIIFGAFIFLLFKFRMPETLAKENQKTLTLTHLTKATNEIFKNRSSLSYILILGLYSGVFITYLNLSQAIFEFQYHLEERYPYYFAFLALSIGLASFINGKLVNRLGMERLTKSAITGSVYVVIPYLLVHYFTTPPFWAFVAFMFVQLFSYGLLIGNLSSLAMQPLGHIAGLGASVVGAVSTLISVPLSIIIGNFYNNSTLPIVIGFFVVGTISTLIFNAVNRKHENEKKYHQQPV, from the coding sequence ATGAAAGGCAAAGAAATAGGTTTTATCGAGTTCATACTATGCGTAGCATTATTGATGGCATTGGTATCAATTACCATCAACATGTTGCTGCCTGCCTTTCAGGATATTACAACAGGCCTTCAACTAAAGGACAAAAATCAGGTACAGCTAAGCATTTCCCTGCTTTACTTAGGGTTGGGGATCAGCCAATTATTCTTTGGGGCATTGTCAGATGGAATTGGACGAAAACTCACCATATATATTGGTTTAAGCCTGTTTATTTTGGGATGTCTCATTTCTTATCAATCAAACAGCCTCAGTATATTATTGGCCGGTCAGATCCTGCAGGGAATTGGACTGGGGGCCCCCAGGGTGATAAGTATAGCCATTGTCAGGGATAAATTTATTGGACGCCAGATGGCAAGAGTTATGTCATTTATCATGGTCATTTACGTGCTTACTCCTGTCATATCGCCCATCCTGGGCAAATCAATAATCATGGCTTCAGGCTGGAGGGTTCTATTTCTAGTTTATATCATTTTTGGGGCGTTTATATTCCTGTTGTTCAAGTTCAGGATGCCTGAAACCTTAGCTAAAGAAAATCAGAAAACATTAACATTAACACATCTGACAAAGGCAACCAATGAAATTTTTAAAAACAGAAGCTCATTGAGCTATATACTTATTCTTGGACTTTATTCCGGTGTTTTCATTACCTATCTGAATCTATCGCAGGCCATTTTCGAGTTCCAATATCATTTAGAAGAACGATACCCTTATTATTTCGCCTTTTTAGCCTTAAGTATCGGTTTAGCTTCGTTTATTAACGGAAAACTGGTCAACCGGCTAGGCATGGAAAGGCTAACAAAATCAGCCATTACTGGTAGTGTATACGTGGTAATACCCTACTTACTTGTCCATTATTTTACCACTCCGCCATTTTGGGCATTTGTAGCTTTTATGTTTGTTCAGCTTTTCAGTTATGGATTATTAATAGGGAACTTAAGCTCCTTGGCTATGCAGCCTTTGGGGCATATTGCCGGACTGGGCGCATCTGTAGTAGGTGCTGTATCAACGCTTATATCTGTTCCCTTATCAATTATTATAGGGAATTTTTATAACAACTCTACATTACCTATTGTGATTGGTTTTTTTGTGGTAGGGACAATTTCTACATTAATATTCAACGCTGTTAATCGAAAACATGAAAATGAAAAAAAATATCATCAACAACCTGTTTGA
- a CDS encoding Crp/Fnr family transcriptional regulator has product MKHLIKDIKTTIEITDDDLEKVITRFQSRTFDKSDLIPSIGKTSNHLQFIEEGLVRVYTINAQAKEVTIQIGIEKMWINDLYSYFTQTPSENYIVALEPTTVLQIHRNDLETLYKEVPSMESFFRLKLEKSYVRLHNRTIKQLNNSAEKRYLEFRDKYGHIESRVPQYIIASYLNLSPEHLSKIRNKLTKK; this is encoded by the coding sequence GTGAAGCACCTCATCAAAGACATAAAAACAACTATTGAGATAACGGATGATGATTTAGAGAAGGTAATTACTCGATTTCAAAGCAGAACCTTCGATAAGTCCGATTTGATTCCATCGATTGGAAAAACATCTAATCACCTACAGTTTATTGAAGAAGGACTCGTTAGGGTTTACACCATTAATGCACAGGCCAAAGAGGTGACCATACAAATAGGAATTGAAAAAATGTGGATCAATGACCTTTATAGTTATTTTACACAGACGCCTAGCGAAAATTATATTGTGGCTTTGGAACCAACGACTGTACTTCAAATACATAGAAATGACCTGGAGACCCTTTATAAAGAAGTTCCTTCAATGGAAAGTTTTTTCCGTTTAAAACTTGAAAAATCCTATGTTAGGTTACACAACAGGACCATTAAGCAGCTCAATAATTCTGCGGAGAAACGCTATTTAGAGTTTAGAGATAAATACGGGCATATTGAAAGTCGTGTTCCTCAATATATAATTGCTTCTTACCTGAACCTCAGTCCTGAACATCTAAGTAAAATCAGAAATAAATTGACTAAAAAATGA
- a CDS encoding ectonucleotide pyrophosphatase/phosphodiesterase — protein sequence MNRILSSLLKITFCLMCGCDEGVQEYPVSEATKKQEIASAFVNSSQSARAPYVVLVSIDGFRHDYAQRYGASHLLSFDVRAEGLIPSFPSKTFPNHYSIVTGLYPGNHGLVSNTFYDRSLGRIYEIGNRKEVEDPIWYKGKPIWALARAHGMVTASMMWVGTETPINGHYPTYYYKYNAGISHEDRVNTVVNWLLLPEEKRPHFITLYFSDTDDVGHEFGPDSEEIEKAVLKMNDVIGDLRTKLQDTGLPVQLVLVSDHGMKSFDVDRLIRLSELLPELPQGTVMTKSIPAMIYSSQKDFLDSCFDILSNDDRLDVYRKGNCPDHFHYRDDSRIGDLVIVPKPGFQISEQRDWVSGNSTHGYDPSATPDMNGIFYADGSFFRANHEIEAFENIHIYPLMAHILGLKFDTIDGDPEVLQWILK from the coding sequence GTGAATCGAATATTATCAAGTCTCCTAAAAATCACCTTCTGCCTAATGTGTGGCTGTGATGAGGGTGTGCAAGAGTATCCCGTCAGCGAAGCAACCAAAAAACAAGAGATTGCCTCAGCATTTGTTAATTCCTCACAGTCAGCAAGGGCACCTTATGTAGTCCTTGTGTCGATCGATGGCTTTAGGCATGATTATGCCCAGCGATATGGCGCCAGTCACTTGTTGTCTTTCGACGTCAGGGCTGAAGGGTTGATTCCAAGTTTTCCTTCGAAGACCTTCCCAAATCATTATTCAATTGTAACGGGGTTATACCCGGGAAATCATGGGTTGGTTTCCAATACTTTTTATGATAGAAGCTTAGGTCGAATATATGAAATAGGCAATAGAAAAGAAGTAGAAGACCCCATCTGGTATAAGGGTAAGCCTATTTGGGCTCTGGCCAGAGCGCATGGTATGGTTACGGCTAGTATGATGTGGGTAGGAACAGAAACCCCTATCAATGGTCATTACCCCACGTACTACTACAAATACAACGCTGGGATAAGCCATGAAGATCGTGTGAATACAGTGGTGAATTGGCTATTGCTACCAGAGGAAAAAAGACCACATTTTATTACCTTGTATTTTTCTGATACCGACGACGTGGGGCATGAATTTGGTCCTGATTCGGAGGAGATAGAAAAAGCTGTTTTGAAAATGAATGATGTCATTGGGGATTTGCGAACCAAGCTTCAGGATACAGGCCTGCCTGTTCAGCTTGTATTGGTGTCAGATCATGGAATGAAATCTTTTGATGTCGATCGTTTGATCCGTCTGAGTGAATTGCTCCCTGAATTACCGCAAGGTACGGTGATGACGAAAAGCATACCTGCAATGATTTATAGCTCTCAGAAGGATTTTCTGGATAGTTGTTTCGATATTTTATCAAATGATGACCGATTAGATGTGTATAGGAAAGGCAATTGCCCAGATCATTTTCATTATCGGGATGATTCAAGGATTGGTGATCTGGTGATTGTACCGAAACCGGGGTTTCAAATCAGTGAACAAAGAGATTGGGTGTCCGGCAATAGCACCCACGGGTATGATCCCAGCGCGACGCCAGATATGAATGGAATATTCTATGCAGATGGGTCTTTTTTTCGGGCTAATCATGAGATAGAAGCTTTTGAAAATATCCATATTTACCCTTTGATGGCTCATATACTTGGTTTGAAATTTGATACCATAGATGGAGACCCAGAGGTGCTCCAATGGATTTTAAAATAA
- a CDS encoding DsbA family protein — MENNCEDGACEVPEVDNKESVVAPNQSGNRLIYVGDPMCSWCWGITNHLEKLKVEYKDQLDFELLLGGLRPGGGEDWTEDFRAMIRSHWEHVQAASGQPFDYSFFNREQFNYDTEPSARAVRVVRDLDATKEWSFYKRLQQAFYAENKDVHDLDTYKALCEELELNYTTFESLFLSQGYKQLVYQDFAKAQQMGVRGFPAVVLKKGEEYFAVSMGYSDYDRMKATLESILA; from the coding sequence ATGGAAAATAACTGTGAAGATGGTGCTTGCGAAGTGCCGGAAGTGGACAATAAGGAAAGTGTAGTTGCACCTAATCAGAGTGGCAACCGATTGATCTATGTGGGCGACCCGATGTGCTCATGGTGCTGGGGAATTACCAATCATTTGGAAAAATTAAAAGTAGAGTACAAAGATCAATTGGATTTCGAATTGCTATTGGGCGGTCTGCGTCCTGGTGGAGGAGAGGATTGGACGGAAGATTTTCGTGCGATGATTCGTTCGCATTGGGAGCATGTACAGGCCGCTTCTGGTCAGCCTTTTGATTATAGCTTTTTTAATCGCGAGCAGTTCAACTACGATACCGAACCCTCTGCCAGAGCCGTCAGAGTAGTACGAGACTTAGATGCCACCAAAGAATGGTCTTTCTATAAAAGACTGCAACAAGCGTTTTATGCGGAGAATAAAGATGTACATGACTTAGATACATACAAAGCTTTATGCGAAGAATTGGAATTGAATTACACGACTTTCGAATCGCTATTTCTGTCACAAGGTTATAAACAGCTCGTTTATCAGGATTTTGCCAAAGCACAGCAAATGGGTGTTCGAGGCTTTCCAGCCGTCGTGCTCAAAAAAGGAGAGGAGTATTTTGCCGTGAGTATGGGGTATTCGGATTATGATCGAATGAAAGCTACACTCGAAAGCATACTTGCCTAA
- the msrA gene encoding peptide-methionine (S)-S-oxide reductase MsrA, with the protein MKNHVIALLLAMLFVCSCSQASNQTEKETLKNLQEDPKLKKAYFASGCFWCVEAIYESVKGVKESISGYAGGHTKNPTYEASNTGRTGHAEAVEIYYDPAVVSFSTLVDVYFGSQNVTQVNGQGPDIGSQYRSIIFYQSAEEKKIIEAKIKALNAELAPEKVAAEVKPFEKFWMGEDYHQNYERLHPNQGYIRSVSIPRLNRFKAKFPELIKDNH; encoded by the coding sequence ATGAAGAATCATGTTATTGCTTTACTGCTCGCTATGCTGTTTGTATGTAGTTGCAGTCAAGCCTCTAATCAAACTGAAAAGGAAACACTCAAAAATCTACAAGAAGACCCTAAACTGAAGAAAGCTTATTTTGCGTCAGGGTGTTTTTGGTGTGTGGAGGCTATTTATGAAAGTGTAAAAGGGGTAAAAGAAAGCATTTCGGGATATGCCGGAGGACATACCAAGAATCCAACCTATGAAGCTTCTAACACCGGGAGAACGGGGCATGCGGAGGCTGTCGAGATCTATTACGATCCTGCCGTGGTTAGTTTTAGTACGTTAGTGGATGTCTATTTCGGTTCTCAGAATGTCACACAAGTCAACGGTCAGGGACCAGATATTGGGTCTCAATATCGCTCGATCATTTTTTACCAATCAGCAGAGGAAAAGAAAATCATTGAGGCTAAAATAAAAGCCCTCAATGCAGAGTTGGCACCAGAGAAAGTGGCTGCCGAAGTGAAACCTTTTGAGAAGTTTTGGATGGGAGAGGATTATCATCAAAACTATGAAAGGCTGCACCCGAATCAGGGTTATATCCGATCGGTATCTATCCCTCGCCTCAACAGGTTTAAAGCAAAATTCCCTGAATTGATCAAGGATAATCATTAG
- a CDS encoding MBL fold metallo-hydrolase, with product MKIKHFIFICTLALTCNSIGAKLNAQSKSLWQLVILGMAQDAGYPQAGCKKSCCEAYWKGENPKQHATCLALLNKQSKEAWLFEATPDIKDQIHALDTLGYQLSGIFLTHAHIGHYAGLIHLGREVMGTKNIPVYAMPKMKSFLENNGPWSQLVSLNNIELKELKNEESVTLNGTAQVTPFLVPHRDEYSETVGYRIAGPNQSTLFIPDINKWETWDYKLANVVSQVDYALLDAAFFADGELPGRDMSKIPHPFTTETMELLEGLRKKEKAKVHFIHFNHTNPALFDSPERNQVLKRGFNIVKEGQVIGL from the coding sequence ATGAAAATCAAACATTTCATATTCATTTGCACCCTAGCACTTACGTGTAATTCTATTGGAGCAAAGCTCAATGCTCAATCAAAGTCCCTTTGGCAACTCGTAATTCTTGGTATGGCTCAAGATGCCGGCTATCCGCAAGCCGGATGCAAGAAGTCCTGCTGTGAAGCCTACTGGAAAGGTGAGAACCCAAAACAGCACGCCACTTGCCTCGCGCTCCTCAACAAACAATCCAAAGAAGCCTGGCTCTTTGAAGCTACACCGGACATCAAAGACCAGATACACGCTTTGGATACCTTGGGATATCAGCTGTCAGGCATATTTCTTACCCATGCGCACATTGGGCACTATGCCGGTTTGATTCATCTCGGACGTGAAGTAATGGGAACGAAAAATATCCCCGTATATGCGATGCCCAAAATGAAGTCATTCTTGGAAAACAATGGCCCGTGGAGTCAGTTGGTTTCACTCAACAATATTGAGCTCAAAGAATTGAAAAATGAAGAATCCGTTACACTCAATGGAACAGCCCAAGTCACCCCATTTCTTGTCCCGCACCGAGATGAATACTCTGAAACTGTGGGGTATAGAATTGCTGGCCCGAATCAATCCACCTTATTCATTCCAGACATCAACAAATGGGAAACGTGGGATTACAAATTAGCTAATGTAGTCAGTCAGGTAGATTATGCTTTACTGGATGCCGCCTTCTTTGCCGATGGCGAATTACCAGGCCGAGACATGAGTAAGATTCCTCATCCATTCACCACGGAAACGATGGAATTGCTCGAAGGCCTAAGGAAAAAGGAAAAAGCCAAAGTACACTTCATTCATTTCAACCATACCAATCCGGCGCTTTTCGATTCACCAGAACGAAATCAAGTATTGAAGCGAGGTTTTAATATTGTGAAAGAAGGACAAGTGATTGGCCTCTAA
- a CDS encoding YheT family hydrolase, whose product METIIPSVFFRADQITFSPERMELEDGDFLDLAWLKNDNKRLIIACHGFEGSADRHYIKRSAQYFQKRNWDYLSWSYRGCSPTLNRLPKHYYYGGIEDFSLVINRALNSNDYDEIVLFGFSMGGCLVNKYLGDTKDLDTQIKGGVSFSVSCDLKDSTLAVKRNLFGFYDYVFFKKLMRKFKLKASKFKEIEAIPLASIKTFDDFHDHYTLKYHDIDSIDEFYSKSSCINYLPAIKRPNLIVNALNDPILGPKCYPYDIANQHDFLHLETPKYGSHLGFTLMGNEFSWMEIRAEQFINEHIL is encoded by the coding sequence TTGGAAACGATCATCCCTTCTGTTTTTTTCAGGGCAGATCAAATCACTTTTTCACCAGAAAGGATGGAACTTGAGGATGGTGACTTCTTAGATTTAGCTTGGTTGAAGAATGACAACAAAAGATTGATAATTGCTTGTCACGGTTTTGAAGGAAGTGCTGATCGCCATTACATCAAAAGGTCAGCGCAATATTTTCAAAAGAGAAATTGGGATTATCTTTCATGGAGCTATAGAGGCTGCAGTCCAACATTAAACAGACTACCCAAACATTATTACTATGGCGGGATCGAAGATTTTTCCTTAGTTATAAATCGAGCATTAAATTCCAATGACTACGACGAAATTGTACTTTTCGGATTTTCTATGGGCGGATGTCTGGTGAATAAATATTTAGGAGACACCAAAGATCTGGACACGCAAATCAAAGGGGGCGTTTCTTTTTCTGTTTCTTGTGATCTAAAGGATAGTACGCTGGCTGTAAAAAGAAACTTATTCGGCTTTTACGATTATGTATTCTTCAAAAAATTGATGAGGAAATTCAAACTAAAAGCTAGTAAATTCAAAGAAATTGAAGCGATCCCTTTAGCGTCCATTAAGACGTTTGACGACTTTCATGATCACTATACGCTCAAGTATCATGATATAGATTCTATAGATGAGTTCTATAGCAAATCTTCATGCATTAATTATTTGCCTGCAATCAAAAGACCAAACTTAATCGTCAATGCATTGAACGATCCTATTTTAGGGCCTAAATGTTACCCTTACGACATTGCCAACCAGCATGACTTTTTACATCTAGAAACTCCTAAATACGGTTCTCATCTCGGTTTTACACTTATGGGAAACGAATTCAGCTGGATGGAAATTCGAGCTGAGCAGTTTATAAATGAGCATATATTATGA
- a CDS encoding histidine kinase dimerization/phosphoacceptor domain -containing protein yields the protein MTLALLFFSWLLIAPAPESIISIEISEGQLDAIPDFDTTSDEIKFRQAYWAKVVVEVEYEGDYVLSGGKKYLRNMTFFDASKTKIGTGNSLEVRLNKGRSTQYIFYPFLDPKDEKVSIKLTPAAEYYKSAQAEQMMKTGFLVIVFFLFVLSLAFYIVSRRAEIIYLEYALYLFSVFYFFAYQYGFFGYYFNWVNHIHPSLIWITSASITVTYIAFIQSFLHLKMTDPVLQKVLNYGMGFVAFIVLVESVSFIFYFDVQHSIYFTSFSLIVQLSAMSFCLYRIYKIKSVLSKIALFGAAILVSTTLFGQLASTLKLVDQTNYFVMAALTMEIFIFNVGIGIRMALTNKEREKAQSLLIDQMRVTEQIQKDQKEKLEVAVSERTEELAEKNKQNEMLLAEIHHRVKNNLQTISSFLSIQQRKLKDQSSKQAIIDSKNRVIAMGLIHEHLYKNASYAEIDFASYLKELVQNLVNISTALDQKIELSLNISKLQLEVENAILLGLIVNELVNNCLKHAFTDVSEPKLTISFITSNQQTILSVKDNGVGKVEDLKSSDSFGWKIIQALGERLKAKIEVGQREGLQVEIKLDPEYVKTD from the coding sequence ATGACACTAGCTCTTTTATTTTTTTCGTGGCTTTTAATTGCTCCTGCACCTGAGTCAATCATTTCTATAGAAATCAGTGAAGGTCAACTAGATGCTATTCCAGATTTTGATACGACTTCAGATGAGATCAAGTTTAGGCAAGCCTATTGGGCAAAGGTGGTCGTAGAGGTGGAATATGAAGGCGATTACGTGCTCAGTGGAGGAAAAAAATACCTTCGCAATATGACATTTTTTGACGCCTCCAAAACGAAAATAGGTACAGGCAATAGCCTGGAGGTCAGGTTGAATAAAGGAAGGAGTACGCAATATATTTTTTATCCCTTTCTAGATCCCAAAGATGAAAAAGTTTCTATAAAGCTCACGCCCGCAGCTGAGTATTATAAGAGTGCTCAGGCCGAACAAATGATGAAAACAGGATTTTTGGTCATTGTATTTTTTCTATTTGTGCTGAGTCTGGCATTTTACATTGTTAGCAGGCGAGCCGAAATAATATATTTGGAATATGCGCTGTATTTGTTTTCAGTTTTTTACTTTTTTGCTTATCAATACGGCTTTTTCGGATACTACTTCAATTGGGTAAACCATATACATCCTTCTCTTATTTGGATCACATCTGCATCAATTACGGTTACTTACATTGCATTTATACAGTCGTTTTTACATTTGAAAATGACGGATCCTGTACTTCAAAAAGTGTTGAATTATGGGATGGGGTTTGTAGCATTTATTGTACTGGTAGAGAGTGTTTCATTTATTTTTTATTTTGATGTTCAGCATTCCATCTATTTCACTTCATTTTCCTTAATTGTTCAACTGAGTGCAATGTCTTTTTGCTTGTATAGAATATATAAGATTAAGTCCGTGCTGAGCAAGATTGCTCTTTTTGGAGCAGCCATTTTAGTGTCTACCACTTTATTTGGTCAGCTGGCCTCCACACTCAAATTAGTTGATCAGACCAATTATTTTGTAATGGCTGCCTTGACCATGGAAATCTTCATTTTTAATGTGGGGATAGGAATTAGAATGGCCTTGACCAATAAGGAACGCGAAAAAGCCCAAAGTTTACTGATTGATCAAATGAGAGTGACAGAACAAATACAAAAAGATCAGAAAGAAAAACTCGAAGTGGCAGTATCTGAACGTACCGAAGAACTGGCCGAAAAGAACAAGCAAAATGAAATGTTGCTTGCTGAAATACACCATAGAGTAAAAAACAACTTACAAACCATAAGCAGTTTTTTGAGTATCCAACAGCGCAAACTAAAGGATCAGAGCAGTAAGCAGGCCATTATTGATAGTAAGAATAGAGTAATCGCTATGGGATTGATCCATGAGCACCTTTATAAAAATGCTTCTTATGCAGAAATAGATTTCGCTTCTTATTTGAAAGAATTGGTTCAAAATTTAGTGAACATTAGTACTGCGCTCGACCAAAAAATTGAATTGAGTTTAAATATTTCCAAACTTCAATTGGAAGTAGAGAATGCCATTTTACTTGGGTTGATTGTCAATGAATTGGTAAACAATTGTCTCAAGCACGCTTTTACGGATGTTAGTGAACCAAAGCTTACCATTTCTTTTATCACCAGCAACCAACAAACTATTCTCAGTGTAAAGGATAATGGAGTAGGAAAAGTAGAGGATTTAAAATCATCAGATTCATTTGGTTGGAAAATCATTCAAGCACTGGGAGAACGGTTAAAAGCAAAAATAGAAGTTGGACAAAGGGAAGGCTTGCAAGTGGAAATTAAACTTGACCCAGAGTATGTTAAAACTGATTAA
- a CDS encoding LytR/AlgR family response regulator transcription factor, which produces MRINVLVVEDDPITAEDISEVLQECGMHVMDKVPSGESALEVVRNKKPDVILMDVNLEGELDGVVTASMLNETDNIPLIYLTANSDKVTALRAINTHPSAFITKPFDESNVIFAIELAFSNHLKKIFESEQQNIKSQEAIFLKRGDIFEKVMLSDILYIKADGSYSHVFTKNGKYASSNNLNAACKNLTMPSFMRIHRSYVINTDNVTGFDVDFVYFDEQYVPYSKNNKEELLRRFKRMT; this is translated from the coding sequence ATGCGTATCAATGTACTAGTCGTGGAAGATGACCCGATCACAGCTGAGGATATTTCCGAAGTTTTGCAGGAATGTGGTATGCATGTAATGGATAAGGTACCTTCTGGTGAGTCAGCGTTAGAAGTTGTTAGAAATAAAAAGCCTGATGTTATTCTGATGGATGTAAACCTGGAAGGAGAATTGGATGGCGTAGTTACTGCTTCCATGTTGAATGAAACAGATAATATTCCTCTTATTTATTTAACAGCCAATTCGGATAAAGTAACTGCCCTGAGAGCTATCAATACTCACCCCAGTGCTTTCATTACAAAACCATTTGATGAATCGAATGTCATTTTTGCTATTGAATTGGCTTTTAGTAATCATTTGAAAAAGATATTTGAATCAGAGCAGCAGAATATAAAATCTCAAGAAGCAATTTTTCTAAAACGCGGAGATATTTTTGAGAAAGTGATGCTATCGGATATATTGTATATTAAGGCAGATGGCAGCTATTCACATGTATTCACTAAAAATGGGAAGTACGCCTCTTCAAATAATCTGAATGCTGCTTGTAAAAATCTTACGATGCCAAGTTTTATGAGAATTCACCGTTCGTACGTAATCAATACGGATAATGTCACAGGGTTTGATGTGGATTTTGTCTATTTCGATGAGCAATACGTTCCCTATAGTAAGAATAACAAGGAAGAGTTGTTGAGAAGGTTTAAGAGGATGACGTAA
- a CDS encoding sensor histidine kinase: MVSDIRQKIVASPVLSDLTNAVFFGVLSILFGYVKIQMPDFGGITADFREIPLLIGLFYLRSFWPILIMCGITLVTPSSVSWVTVFSMHFIALFFTRIAYEKLIVPITLDWRKAIGWIVVSTIYYVIFIVPLLIIFNQMISPQSGYVFGSYYMKMLQLIKYELVVTVLVTTMYLVQLDIRRRLIEHELTLEQQVRDRTQALASANDKLQSMNENLDDLAIQRSLKIKDQLNTLNKYAQMNSHELRAPLSNILGLVSLLKKKNDEEERTLLIESLDVSAERLDEIINQMNELLEKEMKLPAEREGK; this comes from the coding sequence ATGGTTAGTGACATCAGGCAGAAGATAGTGGCTTCTCCGGTTTTATCCGATTTGACGAATGCCGTATTTTTTGGAGTACTTTCTATTCTATTTGGCTACGTAAAAATCCAGATGCCTGATTTTGGTGGTATTACGGCGGATTTCAGGGAGATACCTTTGCTCATTGGACTATTTTATCTCCGTTCTTTTTGGCCTATTCTTATTATGTGTGGCATTACCTTGGTTACACCGTCATCGGTTAGCTGGGTTACTGTTTTTAGTATGCATTTTATTGCGCTGTTTTTTACCAGGATAGCCTATGAAAAACTAATAGTCCCGATCACCTTGGATTGGCGAAAAGCCATAGGTTGGATTGTTGTATCTACTATATACTATGTCATTTTTATAGTTCCTCTCCTTATTATTTTCAATCAAATGATTAGTCCGCAGAGTGGATATGTATTTGGGAGTTACTATATGAAAATGCTTCAATTGATCAAATATGAACTGGTAGTGACCGTGTTGGTGACCACTATGTATTTGGTGCAATTAGACATTAGGAGAAGGTTAATTGAGCATGAACTTACTTTAGAACAACAGGTTAGAGACCGTACACAGGCGCTAGCATCAGCTAATGATAAACTTCAGAGTATGAATGAAAATCTGGATGATTTGGCTATCCAACGATCGTTGAAAATTAAGGATCAACTTAACACTTTAAATAAATATGCTCAAATGAATTCTCATGAATTGAGAGCTCCCTTATCAAATATTTTGGGACTAGTCAGTTTGCTGAAAAAGAAGAATGATGAAGAGGAGAGGACTTTGCTGATAGAAAGCTTAGATGTTTCAGCAGAGCGATTGGATGAGATCATTAATCAAATGAATGAGCTGTTGGAAAAAGAAATGAAATTACCTGCGGAAAGAGAAGGTAAGTAA